The following are encoded in a window of Lusitaniella coriacea LEGE 07157 genomic DNA:
- the msrB gene encoding peptide-methionine (R)-S-oxide reductase MsrB — MKKRNFIKAGVAILGLGWLSQRYFRGDAIALEAENEAATIVKTEEEWREILSPEQFYVLRQKGTERAGSSPLDKQYAPGTYACAACDLPLFSSEAKFDSGTGWPSFYAPIEGAIATSVDRSLFFPRTEVHCHRCNGHLGHVFDDGPPPTGKRYCMNGIALSFHPA; from the coding sequence ATGAAGAAACGCAATTTTATTAAGGCAGGAGTCGCAATTTTAGGGTTGGGATGGCTTTCACAACGTTATTTCCGGGGGGACGCGATCGCGCTAGAAGCAGAAAATGAAGCAGCAACGATCGTAAAAACCGAGGAAGAATGGCGCGAAATCCTTTCTCCAGAACAGTTCTACGTCTTGCGACAAAAGGGAACCGAACGCGCGGGAAGCAGTCCTCTCGACAAGCAATATGCACCCGGAACCTATGCCTGTGCCGCCTGCGATCTTCCCCTCTTTTCCTCAGAAGCCAAATTCGATAGCGGTACGGGATGGCCCAGTTTTTATGCTCCCATTGAGGGCGCGATCGCGACTTCTGTGGATCGATCGTTATTCTTCCCCCGCACTGAAGTCCATTGTCATCGCTGCAACGGGCATCTCGGTCATGTTTTTGACGATGGTCCCCCCCCAACAGGCAAACGTTACTGTATGAATGGCATTGCCCTATCGTTCCATCCAGCTTGA
- a CDS encoding DUF4278 domain-containing protein: MKLSFRGIQYESHPSNVEVVEGRVGGLYRGSPWKLHQPKQTPKRTAQRQMTYRGVRYQG, from the coding sequence ATGAAACTTTCCTTTCGCGGCATCCAATATGAATCGCATCCTTCCAACGTAGAAGTAGTAGAAGGTAGAGTGGGTGGTTTGTATCGAGGTTCTCCTTGGAAGCTTCATCAGCCCAAGCAGACTCCAAAACGAACAGCACAGCGTCAAATGACCTACCGAGGCGTTCGGTACCAAGGTTGA
- the pirA gene encoding arginine synthesis PII-interacting regulator PirA: protein MRLTYRGTSYERKPLSLEVTEGEIGGTYRGQAWKHHYPRHIPQLKSKPNLVYRGAAYSKSYTPQAWPHIVCQIEPVRKVVATTKQRQAHPILDKVHQVHLENMRHNLEYRLKVAKTKGDGNLIHQLEDEFRQLALNP from the coding sequence ATGAGATTAACTTATCGCGGTACGAGTTACGAACGCAAGCCGTTATCCTTGGAAGTCACTGAAGGAGAGATTGGCGGAACTTATAGAGGACAAGCTTGGAAGCATCATTACCCCAGGCACATTCCTCAACTCAAGTCCAAACCCAATTTAGTTTATCGCGGTGCTGCCTACAGCAAGAGCTACACCCCGCAAGCATGGCCGCATATTGTTTGCCAAATCGAACCCGTGCGCAAAGTGGTGGCGACAACCAAACAGCGTCAGGCGCATCCTATTTTAGATAAGGTGCATCAAGTTCACTTGGAAAATATGCGTCACAACCTTGAATATCGACTGAAAGTTGCGAAGACTAAGGGTGATGGCAATTTGATTCATCAGCTTGAGGATGAATTCAGACAGCTTGCACTCAATCCCTAA